TCCTCGGCGACGCCGCGAAGTTCCTGCTCGAGAACATGCCGGTGCAGGTCGCGACCCACGACGACACCCCGCTGTTCGTCGAGCTCCCCGTCACGGTCGAGCTCGTCGTCCAGCACACCGACCCGGGCCTGCAGGGCGACCGCTCCACCGGCGGCACCAAGCCTGCGACCCTCGAGACCGGCGCCGAGATCCAGGTCCCGCTGTTCATCAACACCGGCGACAAGCTCAAGGTCGACTCCCGTGACGGCAGCTACCTCGGGCGAGTGAACTCCTGAGTGTCCGGTAACCAGAAGAAGCTCGGGGCCCGGCACAAGGCCCGCAAGCGCGCGGTCGATCTGCTCTTCGAGGCTGAGGCCCGCGACGTGCACCCCGTCGACCTCGCCGCCGACCGCGTCGAACTCGCGATCGCCGACGACCAGGTCGCGCCGGTCCCGGCCTACGCGCAGACCATCATCGGCGGTGTCGCCGACCACCTCGACGAGGTCGACCGGACCATCGCCGATCACCTGCACGAGTGGACCCTCGATCGGCTCCCGGCGGTCGACCGGGCGATCCTGCGCATCGCGGTGTGGGAACTGTTCCACGCCACCAACGTGCCGCCCGTGGTCGCCGTCGACGAGGCGGTCGAGCTGGCCAAGCAGTTGTCCACCGACGACTCGCCGGCCTTCGTGAACGGTGTGCTCGGGCAGATCGTCGCGGTCGCCGACCAGGTGCGTGCAGCAGCCGCGGCGACGCGCGTGCGCCCGGCCGAGGACTCGGACGAGAACTGACGCGCCGCCCCGGACGGGGATGACGGACCCGGTGAACGGGCCCGGCGGGACAGTCCCGCCGGGCCCGTTCCGCGTTTCCGGACCCGTGTCCGGGGCCTGTGTCGGGCTTCACCCGCCATCCGTACCGGGCCACCCTCCGGGCGCTGCTAGGCTCGATATTCGTCAGGCATCCTTTAACGATCCGTCCAGTGAGGCGGAGAAGGAGGTCGCTGCATGGCCGTGTCCGAGGACGGGTCCACAGCTTCTACCCCCACTGCGTCTTCCGGTACCGGCGTACCGGCCCGTGAGCTGCTCTCCGCCGCCGACGTCAACCGGACCATCGCCCGGATCGCGCATCAGGTCATCGAGAAGACCGCGCTCGACAGCGACGAAGCGCCCCGCGTCGTGCTTCTCGGCATCCCCACGCGCGGCATCGCGCTCGCCCAGCGCCTCGCGGACCGCATCGAGGAGTTCTCCGGAGTCCGCGTTCCCGTCGGTTCGCTCGACATCACGCTGTACCGCGACGACCTGCGCACCAAACCCCACCGGCCGCTCGAACGCACCTCGGTGCCCGAAGGCGGCGTAGACAACACACTCGTCGTCCTCGTCGACGACGTCCTGTTCTCGGGCCGCTCCGTCCGTGCTGCCCTCGACGCACTGCGCGATCTCGGCCGCCCCCGCGCGGTCCAGCTCGCCGTGCTCGTCGACCGCGGTCACCGCGAACTCCCGCTGCGCGCCGACTACGTGGGCAAGAACGTGCCCACCGCCCGCAGCGAGGACGTGCGTGTGCTGCTCACCGAACACGACGGACGCGACGCGGTCGAGATCTCGGGAGGCAAGACCCAGTGAAACACCTGCTCACCATCGCGGACCTGACCAAGGACTCCGCGACCGAGCTTCTGGACGAAGCCGAACGGTTCGAGCAGGCTCTGCTCGGGCGTGAGGTCCGCAAGCTGCCCACCCTGCGCGGCCGCACCGTCATGACGGTCTTCTACGAGAACTCCACCCGGACCCGGGTGTCGTTCGAGGTGGCCGGCAAGTGGATGAGCGCCGACGTCATCAACGTCTCGGCGTCGAGCTCGTCGGTGAAGAAGGGCGAGTCGCTGCGCGACACCGCCCTGACCCTGCACGCCGCCGGCGCCGACGCCCTCGTGGTGCGGCACTCCGCCTCGGGTGCCGCCCACCGGATCGCGCAGTGGACCAACGAGTCCGGCTCCGGACCGTCCGTCGTCAACGCCGGCGACGGCACCCACGAACATCCCACCCAGGCCCTGCTCGACGCCCTCACCCTGCGTCAGCGTCTCGGCGCGATCGAGGGCCGCCGCATCGGCATCGTCGGCGACGTGCTGCACAGCCGCGTCGCCCGGTCGAACGCGCTGCTGCTGAGCATGCTCGGCGCGGAGGTCGTGCTCATCGCCCCGCGCACCCTGCTCCCCGTCGGTGTCGAGACGTGGCCGGTGACGGTCGCCGACTCCCTCGACGCGGAACTGCCGAGCCTCGACGCGGTGATGATGCTGCGGGTGCAGGCCGAACGCATGAACGGCGGGTTCTTCCCGTCCTCCCGCGAGTACTCGATCCGATACGGACTCAACGCCAAGCGCGCCGCGCTGCTGCCCGAACACGCCGTGATCCTGCACCCCGGCCCGATGCTGCGCGGCATGGAGATCGGCTTCCCGGTCGCCGACGCCCCGCAGTCCGCGGTGCTGCAGCAGGTGAGCAACGGGGTGCACGTGCGGATGGCGGTGCTCTTCCGGCTGCTGGTGGGCACCGAAGGGGCCCTGTCGTGACGCACTCCGCACGACCGGCCGACACAGGAACAGGAGATACACAGGTGACGCCGCAGGTGCTCATCCGCAACGTCCGGATCTACGGCGAGGGCGACCCGGTCGACGTGCTGCTCGGCGACGAGCAGATCCTCGCGATCGGTACCGGCCTCGACGCCGGAGCGGACGCCGAGGTCGTCGACGGCAAGGGACAGATCCTGCTGCCCGGCTTCGTCGACCTGCACACCCACCTGCGCGAACCGGGCCGTGAGGACACCGAGACGGTCGACTCCGGCTCCGCTGCCGCCGCCCGCGGCGGCTACACCGCCGTGTTCGCGATGGCCAACACCGACCCGGTCGCCGACTCCGTCGTGGTCACCGACCACGTGTGGCGCCGCGGCCGTGAGGTCGGGCTCGTCGACGTGCACCCGGTCGGTGCCGTCACCGTCGGGCTCGAGGGCAGGCAGCTCGCCGAGATGGGCACCATGGCTGCCGGCGTCGGCCGGGTGAAGATGTTCTCCGACGACGGCAAGTGCGTCCACGACCCGCTGCTGATGCGCCGCGCGCTCGAGTACTCCGCCTCGCTCGGTGTGCTCATCGCCCAGCACGCAGAGGAGCCGCGGCTGACCGTCGGTGCCGTTGCCCACGAGGGACCGACCGCTGCCCGTCTGGGGCTGACCGGTTGGCCGCGTGCCGCCGAGGAGTCCGTCGTCGCCCGCGACGCGCTGCTCGCCCGTGATGCCGGGGCCCGCGTGCACATCTGCCACGCGTCGACGGCCGGCACGGTCGAGCTGGTGCGCTGGGCCCGCTCCCAGGGCATCTCGATCAGTGCCGAGGTCACCCCGCACCACCTGCTCCTCGACGACTCGCGGTTGGAGAGCTACGACGGCATCAACCGGGTCAATCCGCCGCTGCGCGAGAAATCCGACGTCGAAGCGCTGCGCCGCGGCCTCGCGGACGGGACCATCGACTGTGTGGCCACCGACCACGCCCCGCACGCCGAACAGGACAAGTGCTGCGAGTTCTCGCAGGCACGCCCCGGCATGCTCGGCCTCGAGACGGCCCTGTCGATCGTGATCGAGACGATGGTCCGCCCCGGGCTGCTGGACTGGCGCGGCGTCGCGAAGGTCATGAGCGAGCGGCCCGCCGAGATCGTCGGCCTCGACGACCAGGGCCGCCCCATCGAGGTGGGCGAGCCCGCCAACCTCGTGCTGGTGGACCCCGATACCGAGTGGACGGTCCGCGGCCGCGAGCTGGCGAGCATCTCCCACAACACGCCCTACGAGGACATGACGCTGCCGGGGAAGGTGACCACCACGGTGCTGCGCGGACGGATCACCGCCCGCGACGGTGAGGTCTTCCCCCTGACCGGTGAGAGGTAGGCGGCGACATGGATCGCGTATGGCTCACCCTCGGCTTCGTGGCCCTGTGGGTCGTGCTCGTGCTGCTCATGTGGAAGGGCTGGCGGGGACGCGCCCGCCGCCAGCAGGACGTCATCGGGGAACTGCCCGCCGTCCCGGCCGAGCCGGGGGAGCGGATCCTCGAACCGACGACCGGCCTCTACGTCGGCAGCACCATCGCCCCGAGCTGGCAGGACCGGATCGCTGTCGGCGACCTCGGCTACCGTGCCACCGCGGAGCTGAGCCGCTACCGCACCGGGGTGCTGCTCGAACGCACGGGCGCATCCCCGATCTGGATCCCGCAGGAGTCGATCCGCGCGATCCGCACCGAACGGGGCCTGGCGGGCAAGGTCATGACGAAGGACGGGGTGCTGGTCATCCGCTGGCAGCTCCCGTCCGGCACGGAGATCGACACCGGTTTCCGCGGCGACGACAAGTCGGTCTACCCGCTCTGGACGAACGGGACCGGCGAACAATCTTGAGACGGTGACGATCACAACGACGATGACGATCACGACGAACAACACGACGAACACGACACGCGAGATCTCAGCCCGTGCGGCCGGCTCTGGTGCGGTCGAAGAGAACGGAGACAACGCATGAGCGGCAGAACATTCGGCGGCGGCACGGCCGTGCTGGTCCTCGAGGACGGGCGCGTCTTCCGCGGTATCCCCTTCGGTGCGGTCGGACAGACCCTCGGTGAGGCCGTGTTCAGCACCGGCATGACCGGCTACCAGGAGACCCTCACCGACCCCAGCTATCACCGGCAGATCGTGGTGGCCACCGCCCCGCAGATCGGCAACACCGGCTGGAACGACGAGGACAACGAGTCCGTCGGCCCCACCGGCGACGCGGCCGAGGCCAAGATCTGGGTGGCCGGCTTCGTGGTGCGCGATCCCTCCCGCCGCGTGTCGAGCTGGCGCGCCAACGGCTCGCTGCAGGACGAACTCGAGCGTCAGGGTGTCGTCGGCCTCGCGGGCATCGACACCCGCGCGCTGGTCCGGCACCTGCGCACCCGCGGTTCGATGCGCGCCGGCGTCTTCTCCGGCGACGCCCTCGTCTGGAAGGGCGACGACCTCGACGTCGACGCCCTGCTCGACCGTGTGAAGAGCCAGCCCACGATGCTCGGCGCCGACCTGGCCGGCGAGGTGAGCACCCCCTCCGGTTACATCGTCGAGCCCACCGGCGGCGAGGCCCGCTTCACCGTCGCGGCCATCGACCTCGGCATCAAGACCAACACCCCGCGCATGTTCGCCGAGCGCGGCATCCGCGTGCACGTGCTGCCGTCCACCGCGACGCTGCACGACATCCTCGACCTGAAGGCCGACGGGGTGTTCCTGTCCAACGGCCCCGGCGACCCGGCCACCGCGGACGGCGCCGTGCACCTGACCAAGGAGGTGCTCGGCCAGGGCCTGCCCCTGTTCGGCATCTGCTTCGGCAACCAGATCCTCGGCCGCGCCCTCGGCCTGGGCACCTACAAGATGAAGTTCGGTCACCGCGGCATCAACATCCCGGTGGTCGAGCACGAGACCGGCCGCATCGCCATCACCGCGCAGAACCACGGGTTCGCGCTCGAGGGCGAGGCCGGCCAGGAGTTCGACACCCCGTTCGGTCGCGCGGTCGTCAGCCACACCTGCGCCAACGACGGCGCGGTCGAGGGCGTCAAGCTCCTCGACGGCACCGCCTTCTCGGTGCAGTACCACCCGGAAGCGGCGGCCGGACCGCACGACGCCGCCTACCTGTTCGATCGTTTCACCCGCATGCTCGAGGGAGAGAAGAACTGATGCCACGCCGTACCGACCTCTCCCACGTCCTGGTCATCGGCTCCGGCCCGATCGTCATCGGTCAGGCCTGCGAGTTCGACTACTCCGGCACCCAGGCCTGCCGGGTGCTCCGCGAGGAGGGCCTGCGGGTCTCGCTCGTGAACTCGAACCCGGCCACGATCATGACCGACCCCGAGTTCGCCGACTCGACCTACATCGAACCGATCACCGCCGAGTACGTCGAGAAGGTCATCGCCACCGAACAGGCCAACGGCACGCCGATCGACGCGCTGCTCGCCACCCTCGGCGGCCAGACCGCGCTGAACACCGCTGTCGCCCTCGCCGAACGCGGCACCCTCGACAAGTACGGGGTCGAGCTCATCGGCGCCGACTTCGACGCCATCCAGCGTGGTGAGGACCGGCAGAAGTTCAAGGACATCGTCACCAAGTGCGGCGGCGAGTCCGCTCGCTCGCGGGTCTGCTACACGATGGACGAGGTCCGCGAGACCGTCGCCGAGCTCGGCTACCCGGTGGTCGTGCGCCCGTCCTTCACCATGGGCGGCCTCGGTTCCGGCATGGCCTACGACGAGGCCGACCTCGAGCGCATCGCCGGTGGTGGCCTCGCCGCCTCGCCGACCGCGAACGTCCTGATCGAGGAGTCCATCCTCGGCTGGAAGGAGTACGAGCTCGAGCTCATGCGCGACGGCCGCGACAACGTGGTCATCGTCTGCTCGATCGAGAACGTCGACCCGGTCGGTGTCCACACCGGCGACTCGGTCACCGTCGCTCCCGCGATGACCCTCACCGACCGCGAGTACCAGAAGATGCGCGACCTCTCGATCGCCATCCTCCGCGAGGTCGGCGTCGACACCGGCGGCTGCAACATCCAGTTCGCGTTGAACCCGCGCGACGGCCGCCTGATCGTCATCGAGATGAACCCCCGCGTGTCGCGGTCGTCGGCGCTGGCCTCGAAGGCCACCGGCTACCCGATCGCGAAGATGGCCGCGAAGCTGGCCATCGGGTACACCCTCGACGAGATCGTCAACGACATCACCAAG
This region of Rhodococcus sp. Z13 genomic DNA includes:
- the nusB gene encoding transcription antitermination factor NusB: MSGNQKKLGARHKARKRAVDLLFEAEARDVHPVDLAADRVELAIADDQVAPVPAYAQTIIGGVADHLDEVDRTIADHLHEWTLDRLPAVDRAILRIAVWELFHATNVPPVVAVDEAVELAKQLSTDDSPAFVNGVLGQIVAVADQVRAAAAATRVRPAEDSDEN
- the pyrR gene encoding bifunctional pyr operon transcriptional regulator/uracil phosphoribosyltransferase PyrR; translated protein: MAVSEDGSTASTPTASSGTGVPARELLSAADVNRTIARIAHQVIEKTALDSDEAPRVVLLGIPTRGIALAQRLADRIEEFSGVRVPVGSLDITLYRDDLRTKPHRPLERTSVPEGGVDNTLVVLVDDVLFSGRSVRAALDALRDLGRPRAVQLAVLVDRGHRELPLRADYVGKNVPTARSEDVRVLLTEHDGRDAVEISGGKTQ
- a CDS encoding aspartate carbamoyltransferase catalytic subunit, producing MKHLLTIADLTKDSATELLDEAERFEQALLGREVRKLPTLRGRTVMTVFYENSTRTRVSFEVAGKWMSADVINVSASSSSVKKGESLRDTALTLHAAGADALVVRHSASGAAHRIAQWTNESGSGPSVVNAGDGTHEHPTQALLDALTLRQRLGAIEGRRIGIVGDVLHSRVARSNALLLSMLGAEVVLIAPRTLLPVGVETWPVTVADSLDAELPSLDAVMMLRVQAERMNGGFFPSSREYSIRYGLNAKRAALLPEHAVILHPGPMLRGMEIGFPVADAPQSAVLQQVSNGVHVRMAVLFRLLVGTEGALS
- a CDS encoding dihydroorotase, which gives rise to MTPQVLIRNVRIYGEGDPVDVLLGDEQILAIGTGLDAGADAEVVDGKGQILLPGFVDLHTHLREPGREDTETVDSGSAAAARGGYTAVFAMANTDPVADSVVVTDHVWRRGREVGLVDVHPVGAVTVGLEGRQLAEMGTMAAGVGRVKMFSDDGKCVHDPLLMRRALEYSASLGVLIAQHAEEPRLTVGAVAHEGPTAARLGLTGWPRAAEESVVARDALLARDAGARVHICHASTAGTVELVRWARSQGISISAEVTPHHLLLDDSRLESYDGINRVNPPLREKSDVEALRRGLADGTIDCVATDHAPHAEQDKCCEFSQARPGMLGLETALSIVIETMVRPGLLDWRGVAKVMSERPAEIVGLDDQGRPIEVGEPANLVLVDPDTEWTVRGRELASISHNTPYEDMTLPGKVTTTVLRGRITARDGEVFPLTGER
- a CDS encoding transporter → MDRVWLTLGFVALWVVLVLLMWKGWRGRARRQQDVIGELPAVPAEPGERILEPTTGLYVGSTIAPSWQDRIAVGDLGYRATAELSRYRTGVLLERTGASPIWIPQESIRAIRTERGLAGKVMTKDGVLVIRWQLPSGTEIDTGFRGDDKSVYPLWTNGTGEQS
- the carA gene encoding glutamine-hydrolyzing carbamoyl-phosphate synthase small subunit, whose translation is MSGRTFGGGTAVLVLEDGRVFRGIPFGAVGQTLGEAVFSTGMTGYQETLTDPSYHRQIVVATAPQIGNTGWNDEDNESVGPTGDAAEAKIWVAGFVVRDPSRRVSSWRANGSLQDELERQGVVGLAGIDTRALVRHLRTRGSMRAGVFSGDALVWKGDDLDVDALLDRVKSQPTMLGADLAGEVSTPSGYIVEPTGGEARFTVAAIDLGIKTNTPRMFAERGIRVHVLPSTATLHDILDLKADGVFLSNGPGDPATADGAVHLTKEVLGQGLPLFGICFGNQILGRALGLGTYKMKFGHRGINIPVVEHETGRIAITAQNHGFALEGEAGQEFDTPFGRAVVSHTCANDGAVEGVKLLDGTAFSVQYHPEAAAGPHDAAYLFDRFTRMLEGEKN